atacaaggagttagacggtgttctatatgtggatggaagcgtcttcaagtctactttccagcccatcaaacggctcattatttggacttcccaataaagagttatgctcattttagtaactgctatcagaagctgaaagacgcgcgaaccagccacgaaatccactggtgcatgcgcatgctgccatttactccaagctgaacgtccctatccctatatatatcttgtactagacaatgaaaggtcAGATCTTGATTAGCTGAATTCAGAATACACAAACTCGTGGAgttttgtttatgcgtgagtcttgagaggcttgcaacacttgttctttcgattcctaagggagttgtagaacgccgaactgcggttcacccagttcgtgccttcacgtctatagggcgtgattgcgtgggctgtttcgtcggtacgtggaagggtgattgtctcggtagttcgtcgcgtggacagcctcgcggtgcactgcctcttcaccaggtcacgcagcgacaagttatcaagttcgcgGATCCTACGAGAAGATCGGGTCACAAAACTTGCTACACGCGTTGCATAGGCGTGTGCACGTCACCACCCGCAGAAGAAGACGGGCTAGCGTCGCGCCACCGCTCGCCTTTGGAACGGCCAACCTGGGACAGCGGAGAAGGGGAGGAGCCCGGCACCTAGGAGGAGAGGGGAGCCTGCGGATGCACGGCTGAGAGGGTGGCCGTCGGGCCAAGGGCAGGCACCGACGTGGggctggtggaggaggaggtgccggGAGGGGGAGGGGTGGGAGCGTGAGTGGCCATTTCCCAAGTAATTTATATTAGATGTGTTATTTGTTGATTTTTTGATACATTGAATATTTCTAATAGAAAAAAACTCATAGTGATTAAAACAAATTATTTGAGACCATGTTCTCAAATAATGAAAATATGCTTATTATTTATACAACttatatttttaaattttttcccATTCTACCAAGGTGCTATAACTAAACATTGCAACATAACAACATAACCCTCTCTGACCATGATACACATTcagctttttctttttttaacatACTACAGTTCATTTTGGGAATTAGTTGATATAAATAACTAAAGAGGAAAAAAATAGGACCTTCATGGATTTTTAAATAGTTTatagggttcccaatgcaaaattgtttattattttattattattttctgatTTATGAAAATGATGAAATCAGTTTCTATGTAATTAGATTTGTTAATATGTTAGTCTAAGCGTCACTGTAGGCGTAGATGAAAATTTGTAACCCGGTGCAACACACAGGAACCGATAAACAGATAATGGTTAGTGTGTGAGTGTATATGTGATTATCACCCAATCAATGGATCGATTAATTAATGGATCTGGCTGATGGTTCTTTTGCTTAGCTACCTGTGATGTAATACTACTGCAATGTAGAGTGTGGATCTGCTTCATTCCTCACTGTTTGGCTTGCCTGATCACGAATCACTgctatgatctacaacggtctatGTATTCATGCTGATTTAGTGCTGCTTTTTGTTTGGGTCATACCATACTTTTCTTAGTATTGGAATTTGGAAAATTCATGGGCCCGCTGTAGTAGGACTTATAATGTTGCCtacttactccctctgtccctataTGTAAGTCGTTTTTGCTCTTAACCATATGCAGCAATAGTTATCTGAACCTGGCCATACTCTGAGTACAGGTGCATTGTTGATTGAGTGAATCTAGACAATTACTTTTGCTCCCGGAACGACAGAGAAAGGGGGGCAGAGGGAGTATGTTGATTGCCACTATTTCAATTTCATGTAATGGTATTGTCCAAAATATTTTCTTACATGTGAAGTCACTTGCTCACTTGCGAAGATAGCGATTTCGGCAAGCGCTGGACAAGCTCATCAAGCCTCACGTCCCCCGACACGGACAACCTCCGCGACATGGTGGTTCGTATCTGGGTAGCCGTTGCTGCGGCCTTCGGCAGCGCAAGCGTGTAGTTCTAAAAAAATATGCCTCGTACAACGCACAGGCATATATCTAGTGAGAATAAAAAATAGGTTTGTTTTTTTTATCCATACCATTATAATTCTCCAAGTTTGCCATTACAATTCGCCTATTCGAAGATCTGTGATTTGAGTTTTGTGCTTTAAGGATGGAGATAGATAGAATTATAATAGCAGATCTTTGAATGGATGAATTGTAATGACGTAtcttaaaacttaaaaaaatatGATAGTATAGGTAAAAATCCCTTTTATATAGATAAGTTAAACAATTTGATCGAGAGCCACAAAATACTAACACGTCATAGAGCACAGAACCCAACCCATATGGCAGATCTCCCAATAGGCCAACCGGGAAAAGGCCCGCTCACATCCCTGTGTGTCCGCGCGGGCTATCCGAGCCATTCATCTCCTCTCTAGCACCAATCTTGatgtattttttttctctttctctttttttccccCTCTCTCTCTTAGCCAACAcgaagccaccgccgccgccgcccagccaTCTCTTCGTGATCCCCGGCCGACGCCGCCGCTCCCCACCCCGGCACCTGCATCTCCGGCCGGCACCGCCCCCACCCCATCACCTGCCGGTCCGGCCGGCGGCCGCCCCCACCCCGACACCTGCAGCCCCGGCCGGCTTCGCCCTGCACCCCGTCAATCCGCCGGCTAGCTAGGGCTTCCTGATCATCATTGGCCTCCGCAGCTTCCCGCCACCATGGGGGTCGACAGTGACGACGAGGATCTCGTAGTCTATGGGACGCCCATCGAGCGAGAGGAGGACACCTCCGCCCGCAAGCGCCGCGCCGTCGCCGAGGCTGGTCAACTCCGCGCCCTCCCTGCCTGGAAGCAGGAGGTCTTTCTCTCACCTCCCTCTTTCCTCTCCTCCCTCACCCAGTCTCCCTATTGTTGCGGTAGGAAATGGATATGTGTCCTGCTGCGGTGTTGGTAGTGATGGATTCGAGCTACTGGGACTTGCAATTTCGTGATTAGCAATGCAACAGATATTGCGTTTTTTTTAATGTTTGCGGTTTGCCGAGCAATTGCGATGCGATTTAGTTGTGATCAAGAGGGATACTGCACATACTCTTCCATTTGGGGTTTGCTCACATGCCTGCTGCTGTCGTCAGCTACTTGATGCCATGCTTCTGTTTAGCTTTGGTGGCTCATATTATAAACAGAGCTGTGTTAATTTTCTGCTCGTACCATTGGGGTTGGGGTGAAAGCTAGCTCGAGACTTTTAGGGCAATCAGTTGCTCTTTATGGCCTGTTTTGTTAGTTGGGCAGTGTGTCAACTAGGAAAATGCAGAAGCAGAATAATGGTTTAAATTGTGAATTATATCTGTCTACTccctttgttccaaattataagttgttttggcttttctaacgacttataatttggaatgggtgGAGTACTTCTCAAAGGAGATGCTTAATTCCATCATCCTGCAGAATACTGTTAATCCTGTTGTTTATCCTTGTGTGCGCTTGTTAGTCAAACCATAGTTCAGTAACTAAGACCTTGATTGTGGGTTCTGCTGATCTCATAATGGAATGGGTTGTGGAAATTCATGTAGTTCAGATGTGATTTTTGCTCAACTATTCCTCTATTAGTTGCTAGGTTCCTTGTAACGTGGATGCTGTTTATCTGTTTGGACTTTGGATAGTGCAATGTAGACTCACAAAAATATAAATTTGTGATTTTGTAGCCATTGTGATCTTGTATTTGTATTAACAAATCTGCAGAGTAACATCAGTGGTTGATGCTGCATGTTTGCAGAGAATATGAGAATTCATTACATCATACCATTTATTTTTTACTACTAAGTTATAGTATGGATTGAATTGTTATCTTTCGTGAGTTACTTGTCTTCGTACTTGTTGAGCTTGTGCATTGTAGATTTCAACTGAAGTCATGTGGCATTTGATTTACTTCAAGTTTTATTGTTGTTTTCATGTGGCGTATAGGTGAGGgatgaagaaggaagaagaagatttCATGGCGCATTTACTGGTGGATTCTCTGCTGGCTTTTACAATACTGTTGGCTCAAAAGAGGGTATGTTCCATTGAATTTTTAATAATTATTATACTACCTCCATCTAGAAAAGGATTTAATTCTAGCTTTATCCCTTGCCAAACTttctaaagtttgaccaaatttatagaaaaaagtatcaatatttataacatgaaataggtatactatgaaaatatatctcaCGACGAATCTAATgacacttatttggtatcataactttgattttttttttgtataaacttggttaaaCTTAAAATGTTTTGACTTGGTACTATactataattgcattcttttctgtACAGAGGGAATAGTATGCATGAGAGTAGCATTGAGGAAACACATTTTATAATATAGGCACTATGATTTTCCTCAGGGTGGACACCACAGACATTTACATCATCACGAAAGAATAGAGCTGAGCTGACAAAGCAAAGCTTATACAATTTTCTTGATGAGGAGGATATAAAGGTACATAATGTTCTTTAACCTTGCAAATAAAATTTTGAAAAGCTACCCAATTGCTCAGATAGTATGAAAATTTGTTCTTTCTGCAATAATTTTTCATACTTTCCCTTTTAACTTGGTTAAAGAATGGCTTTTAGGCAGACATGTTGCCAGAGTCACCTGACTGGTTTGCAGGTCCAGGCTTGTAAATATGTATCATTATCGTAGGGCATGTTGATCTGATCAGATTCAGCTTTTCTTTTTGACATCAGATTCAACTTTTAAGGCTGGTCTAATTTCTGCTGTTTGGAGGCGCAAATAGTCTGATTGAAGTTATTTCATAGCATGTATTCATTCTTGAAAAAATCGAGTTCATTTGACAGTGTGGGTACTATTTATAGGATATGGGTGGTAATGCTTTGGAGACATCTCAGCAGTACGATACCTTTGGTTTTACAGCTGCAGAGTATGCTCGAAAACAGGCATCCAAGGAACAAAAGGAGAGGTTAGCGTCTTATCATCCTGTTCTACCAGTTTAATAAATGAATGCACTTATTGAACTTAGCTTATCTGTTGCCCATCAAAGCACTCTTCAGTCATCTCTCTGCACATTTTTCTGCTATTTATTGTGGTTCCATTCAACCAAGCTGTTTTGGTCAAACCTTAAGCCCCAGCAGTTGGTGGGAGTCTCATGCGGCCATATCGCTGAGTTGGGTGGAGTGAAAATGAACAAAAATGATCCATGGAGAGGAAGAGACAAACAAATGGTTCCTATGGGCCTCTTTATGGATTTTTCTCAAATTTAGTTGCCTATTTGAGCCCTTTAGTTTCCTActttttcattatttatctatttGTATTCTTATTATTACATCTATGCCGTTGTATTTGAATGCCACCAACTTGTGTATGAGTGCATCCAAATTGAACTACCTTTTGCTGATATATGTCTTTTCATTTTTACATCTCCTTGCAGACCATCTGCTATACCTGGTCCCATACCTGATGAATTGGTGGTCCCCACCACAAATTCAATTGGTATTATTTGTTCTCATGTTTTCTCAATAATATTTGAGTTGATGTATGTACTTTCATTGAATTTTATATCATTACCATGCTTGAACAGGTGTGACATTGTTAATGAAAATGGGTTGGCGCCAAGGACGCTCTATCAGGGACTCACATGCTGATTCCTTATATGGTATGCTTTGTTTTCAATGTTTTTGTTTGTTTGGTAAGTTCAGCCATTGTCTGTCGAAGTGTGGCCCTTCATTTGGTCAGAACTCTTGAAGGCTACAGCCAATGCCTTGTAATAGCAGCTTCTGGCCTCGCTAATTATCATTAGTTTGAAAACATTATTCTGCTCAAAAGTTTCGTTGCGATTCTCAAATATGACATTTCTTCCTGATCATTTGGAGTTGTATGTCTCCTAAActgaaaaaatgaaaaaaaaaaatctgcatGCAGAATCACGCAGGAACGCTAGAAAAGCTTTTCTTGCTCTCTCTGGTGCCAAGGATGATGAGGATCAAGATCAAAGTGCCGAAAACCCTAGCTTAGATAAAGCTGTTGTGGGGTCGGTCGAGGAAATACCTGTATCTGGAAATACCCCTGTAAGCAGAATGAGTGTTTTTTGCTTCATTGCATGGGCATATTTCCTTGTTATTCACCTCGTTACAGGGCTGTATTTTCTTGTTTGGCTCTTTATAACATCTGTTCTTCTAATGTCTTattattttttttcacttttttaTGATTCTTTTAGATATAAAAATATCATGTGGGGCATTTGTTTTCCCAACTTAAACTAGCTAATCACGATATTCGTCCTTTTGCTCTTGTACTCTTATCGGTTTCATAAGCTGTCTTGGACTGTGTTGCAGTGAAATCTTTTTTAAATTTGACCTCTGAATGTATGCTAGACATTTTATTGGCCTCTTGAATGTTGTCATATTGTTATTTAAATATATAAGTAATATTCTTTCAGGTCTTAATTTTTTTTGGGAGTAACAAGCTTATCACAAATTTTCCTCCATTATACATCATACTTGTTGTATTTTATGCTATCTAGACAGCAAAGCTTCAAACTTGGCCTCCAATGGATGCTAGGTTTTTATGATTGATCACTTAAAGCTATGTCCTCAATTTATAATTACTTTCATAATATTGTTTCACAGAATGTGCTTTTCTCTTTtgctctacaattcattttcaaaaaGAAGATCAGTGGTCAAAGTCTCATTACCTTCAGTTATAAGGGAATGTACCCATAGTATGATAGTATCCAAGATGTCTAAAATGTGTGCATACAtatacttatttatttattttgtgttCATGGTCGCATCATGTGTTAGAAATACACATGAAGAAAACATCTGCTGAAAGTATTACAATCCACGAATATTTAGGTCTACGTGCTTCATCCAAAGCAGGATTTTCATGGATTAGGTTATGATCCATTCAAGCATGCTCCTGAGTTTAGAGGTATCATGTTCAGATAATATACTCTTATTAGCATTATTCTGTGTCTGTCACACCTGATTCCTTTTATAGACAGGAAAACATTGCAGAAGTCAAGAGAGAGGGACCACAAACGAAATGATGTTTCAATGAGGGGAAATCTTCTGATTTCTAATTGTAAGATATAATGATTGTCTCCCTGTTATTCTATTATATTGATGTTGAGAGTTGATTAATGATTAGTGTAGCCTCAGCTTTGAATTAACTTAGCTAGTTGTTCAATCATCAGCAGGACATTATGCTCCTGGTTTTGGGATTGGAGCTCTTGAAGAgcttgatgttgaagatgaagaTATTTATGCATCAGGTAATTGAGTTATCTTCTTATCAACCTTGGTACTGGTGATGTTTATACCAGGGATTCATAATCAATCATATGATGTTTTTCTGTTTAAACCACTCCTTTATGGAATTCAGTTCTGGCCATGTGATCAATCATATGATACTCAACTAGGGTTCGTTCACACATTTTTTCCCAGGATCTTGATATTTCATATTTGTTTTCTGATTGAAGTCTTTATAAATGCATATTCATGGTTAATATACATTGGAGACTTGTTTTCATTGTGTAGTCATGCTATATTTTCAGGTTGATATATTAACCCTTTATACTTATAAGTTGGCCCTTTGTACTAACATTTTTTGTATTTAGGTTTTGCTTATGAACAAACTGAAGTTGATATTGAGCCTTCAAAAGCAGCCAGTGACAGTAATTACAAACTTGATGACAGAAAAAGAGGTTTCTACCTGAGCTTTAAGATTGCCTCAAATTCTGAGTACAAACTTGAACGGTAATGCTTCCTCTGATTCATACTTTTCATCTTGATGGAGCAGTGTGAACTAGCTTCAGAAGTCTGggttttgtttttaaattctaccTTCTTTGTGTTACCCTTTCAAAGCTTTTAGCTTACCTAATCATTTAACTGTATTGATGCCAAATTTCATTCTTGTCAGTTTAACTAATGGAATATATATGTGaaattatactccctccatttatTTTTATAAGGCATGTTTGCATTTCAAGATTCAAACATTGTAATCGTTGACCTCCAACTACTCTAGCAATATAGTTGCATTCTTATTTgaatttttttctcgaacacgcggGAGAGCTGTGTATTGTTgtattaaagaagaagaaaaagggtaagAGAAGCCTTACAAACACACAACAAAAAATTCGAGTTTACATGCACGTCTTTGATCATGTTTGAAATTATTTTCCAGTGATTATGATTTTGTTTGCTATGAACAATAGAAGCAAAATTAGTATCAGATTATTTTGGCAACCACACAAAACGCCAAACCATACGCCATAATTTCTATGAAAATTAATTTATCATTGCTGTCGTtgttgccatcaccatcatcatggggTGTAAATTTGGAAATACAAAAAAACATTATGGTCGTCACCATGTTTCCGGGTTGATGGGTTTGAGGAACAGAGACATGGGACGCGGAACGTCACCTTTTGGAAACATGGTACAAGGTGTAGGGACGGGGGGTTAAACATCTTTGGGATGCTGATTCAGAGAGATGGAAAGTGAACCAAATATTTTTGTAACATAGGCAGCAATACATCTATTAGAAAATATAGCATGTTtatgctaaaaaaagaagagaaaaatgtGGACGACACCTGCACCTGCCTATTGTGAATGTCCCCTGATTCAGTAGAAGTGGTGCTTGGTGGCAAATAGCCAAATATGTAGCACTGAAACTGAGCTTGCCAATAAATCCGATTAGTTAGAAGGGGTGATTTTGAAAGGGCAGTGATATAGTTGAACAGTTCCATGGGCACTAATGTGCAAGTCTCTCCTATGCATGCCATACCCTCCACCCAGAGTCATAACTGGCACACATACGAAGAATCAAACTTTATAAGTTTTGACCAACAATTAGAGTAGCTATATAAAGGTCTATTGATACAAAAATTGTTCCACTTTGAATCTCAATATATATGATACTATCGTCACCATTTACTATTTTGCATCAGTATAATACAGCAGAAATTTGTGATCAAATATAACTCAGAAGACTGTTGTAGGTCAATTCACGTAAATTTGGGTGGAATATTTAAATCGTTACTGCCAAAGATTGATTTATTCAATTTTGTATTGGCTGTATATTTAAATACTTTAGTACTCTGGAAATTGAATGGCATTGTTGCTTTTATCAGATTCCTTCCTCCTGAGATCCCGGATGATTTTGATGCTCAACACAAATTTCCAACTCCAGTTCAATCTGCAGAGAAGTTTTCTGACTCAGCTCCTCTTGAGGTTCCTCCTCCAGAAGACACTAGCTTGACACTATTGATTGACGGCTGTGCAGCTATGGTTGCACGTTGTGGGAAACATATTGAAGATTTCTACAAGGAGAAAAGTAAGACAAACCCGCAGTTCCTTTTCCTTAGTGGAGGAGATGGCTGTGACTATTATATGAGAAAGTTATGGGAGCATCAGCAAAAACATATTGGTCAGCAAAGGCATGATTCTGCAAAATCAAAGACTTCTTTTGACAAGTTGACGGCAGAGAATCGTGGGAAAATTCTTGGTGAAAGGCCCCTTGATAGAACTACTAAACTACATAGCCCATCTCTTTCTGCGAAGGAAGCTGTTCAACTGCAATCTAATCTTATTGACACATTTGTCAAGCCAATATCCGTTGTAAGTTATTTCTATTGCATTGGGTTGTTGTTAATATCACATTGGTTATGTCAATGGCTCATTCTCGGTCTGGAAATGGTTTTTTCTTGCTTGCAAATAGGATGGCCTACCAGAGTCTGAGAAGCCTTTTAGCAATGATCCTGCCAAACAAGTTAGGTTTGAGCAATTTCTTAGAGATAAATATAAGGGAGGTCTTCGTGCTGCAAATGTTACACCTACAAGTACTATGTCAGAAGCTGATCGTGCTCGAGAAAGGCTTGATTTTGAGACTGCTGCAGAGGCAATTGAAAAGGGCAAGGGAAAAAAGGTTATTGATCCTTCATCATTGTTCTCTTTGCCTGGAATGAATGAGCAATGTTTTGTAGCGGCAACTCAACCAGAGGTAGATGAGGTGACTTTGGTCCTTATTATTATTATGTTAAGTCTACTTCCAAATGTTGACTCCTGGAAAATTTATAAAGAGCTCTGTAGTGATACAAGATGAGAAGCCCATCTATCCACAAAGGGAACAGTTTGAATGGCGGCCTTCACCAATACTGTGCAAACGTTTTGATATTGTTGACCCTTTCATGGGGAAGGTAAATTGAAATATGAGTTTTTTATAGTTGCCATTACTTCGATACTTCTGATAGTTGTGTGCATATGGGTTACATATACTTGCATTACTTAGGTAGATGCATTTTTCTTGATTTATATTTGTGAGAACAGAAGCGTCGCTTGATGTTACGCTTCTTCCCACCTGGTCATGCCTGAGAATAGCCATTTCCTTAGCTAAAaacaatgataatgataatgttAATGTTAAGCCTCTAATTAGAAGAGGACATGGATCTATCTTTTTAGTAGACATTTATATACTACAAATACAATGTGTATTTGTATGCTGTTTCTACTGTATTCTTTCACTTATGGACTGCTTCAAACTTTAATACATTAATTTTTGCTTTAATTTAAAGCGTATAGCTTCAAGTGGAATTGCATTTTAAATTAGCACTCACATGTGAATCTGATCATCCTTCACACATTTGCAGCCAATGCCTGTTCGAAGACCAAGGAGCAAGATGGAGAACCTTATCTTTATGACAGAATTCAATAAAGGAACAAAGGATGAAGTGGAGAGCTCGAGTAGGAGTTCGCAGCATGCTTCTATGGAAGCGGTAGCAGATGTTGAATCACATGGAGCTACTAATGACCCTAACTTTGAACCCAGCAGCTTGCAGAGACCTGTTGATCTTTACAAGGTAAGCATATGTCCCGTATTTGGTTGTTCTTATCGAAACATGTCTTAGAAGTCAACTGAGATCAAACTAATTGACAAGTTCGGATGCACATTGGGAAATATGTGATGTGTCTCTAAGCTTAAGGATAAGGATCATTGACCCTGAAAAAAAATCTTATGTTTGGAGGAGCTTAGGCTTCTTTGAATAGGGGCTTAATGTCTTCATCTGCTTATCGTTTATTAGAAAATGATTATAATATGTTTTAGTATTGACAAGTTCAGTTATTGTGGATGCAGGCTATCTTTTCTGATGACTCAGATGATGATGTGGATGAAATTCTTAGTAATCAACCTGTGGATCCTGTGAAGACAAGTGAAGGTGCCAACATGGCTCTCAATCGTCTTGTTGCTGAGGATTTCCTAGAATCATTGGGTAAAGAACTGGGATTAGAGGTCCCACCAGAAAGGCCTCATGTTTCATCTAAACCTGAAAAACTTTCAGCTGCTGGTGCCAGTCGCCCATCCCAGGATGAAAGGATGACAACTGCTCTCACCAAAGTAAACGAGAATCAGTGCTCTATTGGCATGGTGCAAATTGGCAATATCAATGAAGATACTCC
The nucleotide sequence above comes from Miscanthus floridulus cultivar M001 chromosome 18, ASM1932011v1, whole genome shotgun sequence. Encoded proteins:
- the LOC136520513 gene encoding G patch domain-containing protein TGH homolog; amino-acid sequence: MGVDSDDEDLVVYGTPIEREEDTSARKRRAVAEAGQLRALPAWKQEVRDEEGRRRFHGAFTGGFSAGFYNTVGSKEGWTPQTFTSSRKNRAELTKQSLYNFLDEEDIKDMGGNALETSQQYDTFGFTAAEYARKQASKEQKERPSAIPGPIPDELVVPTTNSIGVTLLMKMGWRQGRSIRDSHADSLYESRRNARKAFLALSGAKDDEDQDQSAENPSLDKAVVGSVEEIPVSGNTPVYVLHPKQDFHGLGYDPFKHAPEFRDRKTLQKSRERDHKRNDVSMRGNLLISNSGHYAPGFGIGALEELDVEDEDIYASGFAYEQTEVDIEPSKAASDSNYKLDDRKRGFYLSFKIASNSEYKLERFLPPEIPDDFDAQHKFPTPVQSAEKFSDSAPLEVPPPEDTSLTLLIDGCAAMVARCGKHIEDFYKEKSKTNPQFLFLSGGDGCDYYMRKLWEHQQKHIGQQRHDSAKSKTSFDKLTAENRGKILGERPLDRTTKLHSPSLSAKEAVQLQSNLIDTFVKPISVDGLPESEKPFSNDPAKQVRFEQFLRDKYKGGLRAANVTPTSTMSEADRARERLDFETAAEAIEKGKGKKVIDPSSLFSLPGMNEQCFVAATQPESSVVIQDEKPIYPQREQFEWRPSPILCKRFDIVDPFMGKPMPVRRPRSKMENLIFMTEFNKGTKDEVESSSRSSQHASMEAVADVESHGATNDPNFEPSSLQRPVDLYKAIFSDDSDDDVDEILSNQPVDPVKTSEGANMALNRLVAEDFLESLGKELGLEVPPERPHVSSKPEKLSAAGASRPSQDERMTTALTKVNENQCSIGMVQIGNINEDTPLASAETLGMKYEKQENRTEKNRSRPMHLQSQNHSPRSDSSSERHRSWKRRSHRHIRNGTPESESSGERHRSRRRKKSHSRHRKGRSRSPDSDTPSDTQHERKRKEKRHRRTYTSDTDSSDHEHTERYKSSSRRSSDKDRSRKRNIHHKHRRKDHVDYS